Genomic segment of bacterium:
CCCTTGAAGGTGATGACCTCCCCGTAACCCCGGTTGTCGCCCCAGCCCGCCCCGGGGCCGACATCATCCACGGTCAGGTTGTTTTGGCACAGCGGGCTATGGGCATAGTTCCACGACCAGTTGTCCGGCGGCCGTCCGCCCTCGGCGATCTCCTTGGGGTAGCCCATCTGCTTGAGCGCCTGGAACGCCGGGCGGTCCCACTGCAGGTGCACGTTGTGCCAGTACGCCGCATAGCCCCCCTTGCGCAGCACGGGGACGCCGTCTACCCAGCACTCCAGGCTCAGCGCGTCCTGAGCGTTGTGCAGCGTGGCGCGGGTGTAGTCCAGGCACAGCTCCTGCCGATGGCCCGGCCCGCCGAGGCGCATGATCCCCACGCCATAGCCCGCCCAGTTCCGGCTGCCGACCCGCTCCTGCTCGCGCACGGCGGCCGCGTCCACGGTCATGTTGCCGGCGAAGGCCTGCTCGTGCTGGTCGCCAAACTCAACCTGCAGGCCCCGTACGGTTGTGAGCCGGCGCAGTTCGCCGTTGGCCGCATAGTAGAACGGGTGGTCCTCCAGGAACCTGGGGTAGAACTCCAGCCAGCCCTTGGGGTCGGCCAGGAAGGGGTAGAAGTAGCCGCCGGGCATGGCCATGTAGTTGGGCGCGCCCTCGCCGTTGAGGCCGTCCTGGTAGGTGTGGTTGTACATCGCCACTTCCTGCGCCGGGCCGGCGAAGTCAGTCAGCGTGGCGTCCTGGGCGAGCAGCCCCAGCAGCCACAGGTCGCAGTAGTTGGCCTCCTGGTAGTTGGTCAGCAGTTTCTGCGAGAAGGCCGTCTTGAACATGAGCACCAGGTCGCCCAGGAGCTTGCTCATGATCTTGCGGTCCAGCGCCTCGGGGTCGCCGTACAGCTTCTGCGACACGGCCTTGAAGACCGGGTGGTGCCGTACGCGGCCGAAGGGCTCGACCCAGACGTGCTCGTCCACCATGTTCAGCCAGCCGGGGCTGGAGAACGGAATGCGCCGCCCCCAACTGCCCAGCGGTGTGAGTTCGAAGATGCCGGGCTGGGGTACGCTCTGCCACGCGGCCCGCGTCAGGGGCTTCCCCTGGTACGTCGCCAGCGTGTTGTTGGCCGCCAGCGGCAGGCCGTGGTACGTGTCCGCCACCCGGTCCAGGATGATCGCGATCTTGTGCACCGCGCAGGGGTTGCCGTTCTGGTCGAACTGCTGGGCCAGGCGGCGCACCAGGTCGCAGTCCTGTTGCAGCCACCGCCGGTAGTCCATCATCGTGCGGATGAACAGCTCCCACTCCACCCCGTCCTTGTCCTTGAAGACCGTGCAGGAGTCCTCGTACATCGTGTCATCGAGGTGCTGGAACTTGATCTTCTCGGTGGGGCGGAGGGGGTAGTCCGCCGGCATGTCCTGCTCGCGGCCGTAGAGTCTGGTCTTGCAGCAGTTGGTGGTGGCGACATACCACTGGCCGGGTTCGTAGGTCAGCCCGAAGCCCCAGGAGCCGCACAGGGGACAGTAGGTGTTCAGAGCCGCCTCGGCCTTGCCGGCCGTGGGAGCGGTCACCGACCGCGAACTCACCCGGGCGAAGGGGGCGATGTGGCGCGGGAAGTCGGCGGTCAGCTCCGCGTCCGTCGGCGCGGTGGCGGCATACTTCGCATACGCCTCCGCTTCCGGCAGCGCCGGGTGATCCTTGGCCCACAGCGCCATCTGCTGCTTGGTGTAGTCCGCGAACAGGTTGTCCGGCGTCAGGTGCGGCATCTGGCGCCCGGGGGCCAGTTCCGCCACCTTGGCCCCACGGTCGGGCGCGTTCCAGCGTAGGCCCGCCTGCGGCAAAGCCTGGCTGCCCAGAAGGAGCATAGCGATCATCAGGGCTAGACGCATGAGAGACCACCTCGGGGAGCGACGAGTGACAAGTGATGAATGATGAATGAGGCCCGGTCGCTGCCTCTGGCGCGCGCGGCATCGCCATTCATCACTCATCATTCATAGTTCATCATTGGCCGTTCAGAACAGCGACAACTGCGGCTTCTCCTCGGGTGCCTCGGGCTCGGCGGCCTGTCGCTCCCAGGTGCGCAACTGCAGGCCCACCCACCCCATGTCCTGCGGGCCGGCGATGGCCGCCGCGCCCTGAGCCAGGAGCTGGGCATTGCCCTCGCGCAACTCGTCCTGCTCGGGCCACTGCACCGCATACAGCCGCCGGCCCTGTTGCAGGGCCGCCTGGGCGGTGGCGAGGCTCCCACCCGTGGCGCGGCACTCCACCACGATGACTCCGCGCGAGAAGAGCGAGATCAGGCGGTTGCGGGCCATCAGGTTGGGGATGGTGGGCTGGGCGACGGGGGACAGCTCGGAGATGACGGCGCCGACCCCGATGATGCGCTGGGCCAGCTCCTCGTTCTCGGGTGGCGTGATGTTGGCAATCCCGCTGCCAATGATGGCGATGGTGCGCCCCTCGCGGTTGAGCGCCCCCAGGTGAGCGGCGGTGTCCACACCGCGCGCCAGGCCGCTGACCACGGTGAACTCATCGGCCGCGGCCGCTGTCGCCAGCTTGCCGGCCATGCCCATGCCCTCATGGGTCGGGCTGCGCGTGCCCACGATGCCCACGGCCAGCGTATCCGCCGGCAGCAGTCGGCCCTTCACGCACACGACCGGGGGGGGATGCGGCAGCTCGCGCAACGTCTCGGGGTAGTCTGCGTCGGGGCTGAAGTAGACATGGGCCCCGTTGCCCCGCACCTGCTCCGCCAGGCGACCGAAGCTGTCGAGCGTGTGCCGGACGCGCTGCATCGCCGCGGCCTGTGGCTGCTTGAGGCGCGCCTCGCCGTTGACGAGCGCGGCCTCATCGGCCTGCAGCGCCGTCGTCGCCGATCCGTAGACCGCCATGAGCCGGGCGAACCCCGCCGGCCCGATCTCCGCACCCCAGCACAGCCCTAGCCATGCCAGGCGCTCGCGGTCGTCCATCACCAGGTCTCCGTAGAGGCGCGATTCATCGCGCCCGTAGTACGGTCGGACAGAGTGGGCGCGATCAATCGCGCCGCTACACGCTCGGTCGCCGCTGGTACGCCAACGCCATCAGGTACTGATTCACGCTCTCGGGCGTCACCAACCCCACCATCCGCCCTTCGTCCACCACAGCCGCGACGGGGCAGGCGCCGGTCGAGATCTCCTGGAACACGTCGGCTAGGCTATCGTTGGGGCCGACCCGACATGGGTCGCCGACCATGACTTCCGCCACCGTCGTATCGCCCCCGTGCTCCTGCATCCCGGCGATCAGCGCATGCCGCGTGACCAGCCCCACGAGGTGCCCCTCATCCACCACCGGGAAGTCGTGCTGGTAGCTGTGGCCCGCATACTGGAAGGCTTCCGCCAGCGTGTCATCCTTGTCGAGGGCACGGAAGTCGTTGACCATGGCCTGCCATGCGGGCACCTCGCGCAGCGTCCGCCGCACCCGCACCTGCGTGTCCTCGGACGTCGCGCCCATGTAGATGAACAGCGCGATGAGGACGAGGAACCACTCGTGGGTGAAGAACGCGAACACTCCCCCGACGATGGCCAGGGTCTGGCCGACGATGGCGGCGGTGTGCGTGGCGGCGGCATAGTCCATGTGGAAGGCCAGCAGCGCCCGCAGCACGCGGCCGCCGTCCATGGGGAAGGCCGGGAGGATGTTGAACCCGGCCAGCATGATGTTGACCCAGGCCAGCCGCGCCACGAAGGACGCGCCCCCGGCGTGCAGGGGGCTCAGGAACGTCTGCACATTGCCGCCCATCACGAAGACGATGGCGCTGAGGACGACGGCAATGGCCAGGCTGGCCAGCGGCCCCACCACGGCCACGTTGAGTTCCTGGTGCGGGTCATCAGGCATGCGCTCCATCATGGCGACGCCGCCGATGGGCAGCAGGATGATGTAGCGCACCGGCACGCCGTACTTGCGCGCCATCAGGCTGTGCGCCAGCTCGTGGATGATGACACACGCGAACAGCGCCACCACGAACAGCACGCCGGAGACGCGGCCCATCCCACTCATTGCCTGCGTCGGCGCTGCCACCAGGAGCAGCAGCAGAAAGAACGTCACATGGATGCGCAGGGGAATGCCAAACAGCTTCCCGATCTGGAACGACCAGGTCATGTGTCCACCTCAGTGACGATGTGACGCCCGCGCCCGGCGGCCGAACCAGCAGCCCGAGGCGAACCAGTAGCGCGGGCGGCCTCGCCCGCGCCCGGCCTCAGCGCAGGTCCACGATCTCTTCCTCGAGGCCCGCAAAGCAGGTGTCCTCAAGCGTGAGCTTCCGGATGCCCGGACCGATGCGCAGGCCGAGGCGGCGTCGACTCCGGCTCTTGCGGCGCGTATCGCGGATCACATTGCCGCGCAGGACGACGCCCTCGGCACGCCCCAACATCTCAACAGCGATGCAGTCGCCCTTGCCTCCGCTGTCCTCGATGGTGTTGCGCTCGAGCACATTGCGGTGCGGGTCGCGGCCGGGATGGTGATGCTCCCGGAAGATCACCCCGTGCACGGCGCTGCGCCGGATGACATTGTCGCGGATGACGTTGTCGGTGTCGCGATGCCCGATCGAGAGGCCGAACTTGCGGCTGTCCTCGATGGTGTTGCCCTCGGCCAGCCCGTGCTTGACGCCCCAGCAGAAGAAGATCCCCTGGTCGTTGCCACGGCACAGGTTGCCGCGGATCACCGGGCGCTGTGAGCCGCTGCCAGGATGGAGCCCCAGGTCGGCGTTGTCCAGCAGCCGGCAGCCCTCGACGGTAACATCATGGCAGACCTGCCAACTGATCCCGTCGCCGTGGTTGTCGCGGCTGGTCACTTGGCGGATCGTCACCCGCTCGCAATCCTGCAGGAACACGCCCCCGCCGTGGTTGCCGTCCAGGTGCTCGGTCGCGGCCCGGTTGCCGTCGAGGGTCAGGCCCGCGACGGAGATGTCAGTGACGTTCTCGCCGCTGATGAGCGGATAGAGCGTGGCGGCCTCGGCTCCCGTGAACGCCGGTGCACCCTCCGCGGGGGCCACGCTCGGGGCAATCCAGAAGTTCTTGCGCGGGTCGCGATCAATGGTGACGTGGTGCCCCTCGATGGCGATGACGGTGCGCTTGACGATCTGCCGCTCGCCCGAGTGTGGCGACTGCCCGCGCAACAGCAGGCCCCCGCCCACGCGGAAGATCGAGGGGTCCTTCACGGGCACGACGCGGCCGTACCAATCCAGGTCCTCGATCAGCTTCGTGCAGGCCGACGGCGTCTTGCGCAAGACGGTGTCCTCGCCGCCGCCCACGAGGCGTATCCGAGGCCGCAGGAACAGCGAGTTGCCCATGCCATACACACCGGGCAGGATGCGGACGGTGCCGCCGCCCAGAGCGTGTACGGCGTCCACAGCCGCCTGCAGGGCGAGGTGGTCGCTGCCGGTGATGTCCGCGCGCTTCAGTCCGACAGTGATCTCCAGTGACGCCACCTGTCTCCTCCTGGCGGTATCGCCTGCCTGTGTGTGGGTGCAGCCCCACGCTCTACTACCCACACTTGCCGGTTCGTCACCCTTGCGTCGCATCCCTCCCAAAGCCGCACGGAGGCCTCCGGGCCGGGCATCGCGAATTGGCTGTGATGCTGCCTGACGAGCCCTACCAACTCCCACCCGAGTTCCGACAGCAACCGCTGGCAGCACGCGCGCTGGAAGACTACGCGCTATGCCCGCGCCGCTTCCTGCTCTCGTTCTTTGTCGGCCGCGAGGAAGAGCGCCGCTTCCACGGCGGTCCGGCGGCGCTGCACACGGCTGTGCGTCACGCCCTCGTGGAATGCCATGGTCGCGGCGGTCCGCACCTGGCTCCCGTCGAGAGTCTCCTCGACAGCTTCGAGGCCCACTGGCAGGGCGACCTGTGCGCCGACAGTATTGAGGAGCAGCAACTCCACGACCAGGGCCGGGGCATGCTGCAGGACTACCACGACGATCACCGCGGCGACACGGTCGAAGTGGTCGCTACCGACCAGCGCTTCGAAGCCGCGATCGAGGGTCAGGCCTTCGTCGCCGTGGCGGACGTCGTGCTGCAGCCGCACGACGGCGGTCGGGAAGTGGTTCGCTTCGTCACCGCCCGTCGCCCACTGGACGAGGACCAGCTCCGCGCCGACCTGTCGGCCCAGGTGCTCTGGCTGCTGGCGCACGAGCACTACGACACGAGCCCCGACCTCCCGAGCCGCGTGGGCGCGCGTGTCCTCACGCGCGCAGATACGGACGCGCCCCTCCGCGTCCTCTTCTACTCCCTCCGCCAGCGCCTCGCCCACGAGGTGGTGCTCTCGCCCGAGCAGGCTGACCTCGCCCGCCGCGACCTCGCCACCCGCGCGGCCCGCCTGTACCGCGAGCACGACTTCGCCCCCGTCAAGGGGAGCCAGTGCCGCTACTGCCGCGTGCGCCGCAGGTGTCCGCTGTGGCAACGCTAGCGCGGCGTGCTTCGTGGTGGTGCCTGCCGGTCATGCTGGCCGCCTTCCTGCTCGTCTCGCCGTGCCTGGCGCAGCTCCGGGGCCTGCAGAAGGGCAACCTGACGGCCTACTACGAAGCACGCGACGAAGACTTCGCCGAGGAAGCGCTCCATGCCGGTGTCGCCGCCCTGCCGACGCTGCAGGACGCCCTGGGGATCCGCAGCGAGCGCAGCCCCGCCATCTCGCTGATCGTCACGCGCGACGACCGCCAGTTCGACCGCTACGTGGGCGAGAAGATGCCGCCCTGGGTGCAGGGCGTGGCGCTGCCGGGGCGACGCATCGTGCTGCGGACGCTGGCCCCGGCGGTGATGCGCACGGTTACGGCCCACGAACTGACCCATGTGCTGCTCGATGAGATCGCCGACGCCGTGGGCATTGACCCGCCGCGCTGGCTGCATGAAGGCCTCGCCAAGTACGCCGCGGACGACTTCTCGCAGGCCGACCGGGAGGTCCTGGGGCAGGCGGTGTTGGAGGGCCGACTGCTGTCGCTCGAGCAGCTCGACGCGGCCTTCGCCGGCGAGCGCGAGCAGGTCAGCCTGGCCTACGCCGAGAGCTACACCTTCGTCCGCTTCCTGCACGACCAGCAGCCAGACGGAGGCATCGCGCAGTTGCTGCGCAACCTCGGCCTGACACACGACATGAGCCGCGCGCTGCTGCGCACCTACGGCCGCACCGAGCCTGAGCTGGAGAAGGCCTGGCTGCAGCAGGTCAGCCGCGACTACCTCCGGCACGGGCTGCCCTTCCCGGGCGAGCTGCTTATCCTGGTTGCCATGGGTGTGTTGTTCCTGCTCGTGCACCTGATCAACCAGCGGCGGCGCCGCGCGATCCGTGCCCGCTTGCAGGAAGAGGAGCGCCTGCGGCGAATCTTCGGGATAGTGCCGAACGACAACGATGATGAGCCCGATGAGGCGGACGAGGAAGTCTGGGAGTAGCCCGGGAGCCGGACCCTTCTGCGCTGGGCTAACGTCTCATCCTACGGGGAGCTGCGGCCTGCGGGGCTGACCCATGGTCCGACGGTTCCCTGATACCTGACCCATAGACCGAGGCCTGCACATGCTCGAAGCCATCAGCAACTACGCCAACCAGATCTGGAGTTCGACCCTGACCAACCGTATCGTGTGGGCCATCTGCATCGGTATCGTCACCGAGTTGCTGGTCTGGCTGCTCAACCGGCGGCTGCGCCGCGCCTTCGGCCCCGTGCTCCAGCGCGATGTGGTTCTGGACGCCACCGAGCGCGTCCGCCGTCGCCGCATCATCCTGGGGCTGCCGCTGCTGCTCGTGCGCGCGGTCCTGTACGGCCTCGCCCTCATCGTCGTGCTGCGCTACCTGGGCTTCAACACCAGCGCCGAGCTGGTGCCGCTCACCGTGTGTTTGCTAGCCGTGGCCGTCGCCATCGGCTGGCAGGCGCTGCTCGACGCCGTGGCGGGCTACTTCATCGCCTACGACAACCTGTTCGCCACCGGCGACCGGGTCACCATTGGCGACCTGAGCGGCACGGTGGTGGAGGCGGGCCTGCGTCACACCCGCCTGCGGGCCGCCGACAACCGCGAGCTGATCATCGCCAACCACACGATCAAGCAGGTCATCAACCACACGCGCACCGGGGAGATCGAGCGCCGCGCCGCGCGGTAGCGCCGGCGTCACGCGGCACCCCCGGCGTCACCCGAGGCGCATCCCGGAGACCACTCAAGCAGTCCAGTAGGGCAGGCGGCCTCGCCTGCCCGGCTCACCCTCGGCCGCTACGCCGATACACGTACGCGTTCCCTCGCTTGCCCACGTGCTTCACGACCCCCAACCGCCGCAGTGCGTAGGCCATCTTGGCCGCCGTGGGCTTGCGCAGCTTGAGCGCCTCGCGCAACTCCGCGACCGTGAAGTCGCGCGGCAGCTCCTCGGGCAGCAGCGCGGCCAGCTCGCGCGGATGCTCAAAGCGCCGCGCGCCGATGATGTTCACCAGTTCCCGGCCGATCAGCGACACGCCTTGCCGTCGCCAACTGCCCATGCCGTCCCGGCGGCGCAGGTCCCGTTCGTGGGTGAAGACGATCTCCAGCGACAGGCGGCGATGGCGCGGCAGGTCGTGCAGGTGCAGCAACTGCTCGAAGACATCGGTGGCGGCCCCGCGCTTGGGCGACCGCCGGGCCGACACCTCCCGCCCCGCCCCGTCCACGTACACGATCGTCTTGCGCTCCGCCACGGGGTAGACCAGCACCACCGGGTGCTTGCGCAGCAGTCGCCGCAGCTTCTCGCGGATGGCGCCGAAGGCCCCGGTCTGTATCTCGTAGACAACACCCTCGCGCAGCACGTCGGCGCGGTAGCCCTCGATGAGGGCTTCGA
This window contains:
- a CDS encoding site-2 protease family protein, which translates into the protein MTWSFQIGKLFGIPLRIHVTFFLLLLLVAAPTQAMSGMGRVSGVLFVVALFACVIIHELAHSLMARKYGVPVRYIILLPIGGVAMMERMPDDPHQELNVAVVGPLASLAIAVVLSAIVFVMGGNVQTFLSPLHAGGASFVARLAWVNIMLAGFNILPAFPMDGGRVLRALLAFHMDYAAATHTAAIVGQTLAIVGGVFAFFTHEWFLVLIALFIYMGATSEDTQVRVRRTLREVPAWQAMVNDFRALDKDDTLAEAFQYAGHSYQHDFPVVDEGHLVGLVTRHALIAGMQEHGGDTTVAEVMVGDPCRVGPNDSLADVFQEISTGACPVAAVVDEGRMVGLVTPESVNQYLMALAYQRRPSV
- a CDS encoding right-handed parallel beta-helix repeat-containing protein, which translates into the protein MASLEITVGLKRADITGSDHLALQAAVDAVHALGGGTVRILPGVYGMGNSLFLRPRIRLVGGGEDTVLRKTPSACTKLIEDLDWYGRVVPVKDPSIFRVGGGLLLRGQSPHSGERQIVKRTVIAIEGHHVTIDRDPRKNFWIAPSVAPAEGAPAFTGAEAATLYPLISGENVTDISVAGLTLDGNRAATEHLDGNHGGGVFLQDCERVTIRQVTSRDNHGDGISWQVCHDVTVEGCRLLDNADLGLHPGSGSQRPVIRGNLCRGNDQGIFFCWGVKHGLAEGNTIEDSRKFGLSIGHRDTDNVIRDNVIRRSAVHGVIFREHHHPGRDPHRNVLERNTIEDSGGKGDCIAVEMLGRAEGVVLRGNVIRDTRRKSRSRRRLGLRIGPGIRKLTLEDTCFAGLEEEIVDLR
- a CDS encoding mechanosensitive ion channel family protein; translated protein: MLEAISNYANQIWSSTLTNRIVWAICIGIVTELLVWLLNRRLRRAFGPVLQRDVVLDATERVRRRRIILGLPLLLVRAVLYGLALIVVLRYLGFNTSAELVPLTVCLLAVAVAIGWQALLDAVAGYFIAYDNLFATGDRVTIGDLSGTVVEAGLRHTRLRAADNRELIIANHTIKQVINHTRTGEIERRAAR
- the dprA gene encoding DNA-processing protein DprA, with the translated sequence MDDRERLAWLGLCWGAEIGPAGFARLMAVYGSATTALQADEAALVNGEARLKQPQAAAMQRVRHTLDSFGRLAEQVRGNGAHVYFSPDADYPETLRELPHPPPVVCVKGRLLPADTLAVGIVGTRSPTHEGMGMAGKLATAAAADEFTVVSGLARGVDTAAHLGALNREGRTIAIIGSGIANITPPENEELAQRIIGVGAVISELSPVAQPTIPNLMARNRLISLFSRGVIVVECRATGGSLATAQAALQQGRRLYAVQWPEQDELREGNAQLLAQGAAAIAGPQDMGWVGLQLRTWERQAAEPEAPEEKPQLSLF
- a CDS encoding PD-(D/E)XK nuclease family protein — protein: MLPDEPYQLPPEFRQQPLAARALEDYALCPRRFLLSFFVGREEERRFHGGPAALHTAVRHALVECHGRGGPHLAPVESLLDSFEAHWQGDLCADSIEEQQLHDQGRGMLQDYHDDHRGDTVEVVATDQRFEAAIEGQAFVAVADVVLQPHDGGREVVRFVTARRPLDEDQLRADLSAQVLWLLAHEHYDTSPDLPSRVGARVLTRADTDAPLRVLFYSLRQRLAHEVVLSPEQADLARRDLATRAARLYREHDFAPVKGSQCRYCRVRRRCPLWQR